The DNA segment ATCTGGTATCCAAGTTATGGTTGGAATACCAAATGACATGTTGGCTTCGCTTGCCAGTGCTGTGGGAAATGCCGAGGCATGGGTGCAACAAAATGTTTCCTACTATATATCCACCCATGGAACTGATATAAGGTACACTttctttttatatgtatatttgctTATGTTATGTTGTTATATCTATATATAGTTAAAAGATAAACTTTGTGTGGTGCATAATTCCAACTTGCCAGGTCTGTAGCCATAGGCAATGAACCTTTCCTCCACTCATACAAAGATATGTTTGTGCGTACAACATTGCCAGCCCTTGAAAACATTCAAGCAGCTCTTATCAAAGCAGGCCTAGGCAAACAGGTGAAGGTAACCATTCCACTGAACGCCGACGTCTACCAGACCGACTCCGGTTTACCCTCCGGCGGTAATTTCCGACCCGAATTATTGTATCTAATGACAAAGATCATCAAGTTCCTACAAGACAATGGTGGGTTTATCACCATCAACATCTACCCCTTTCTCAGTCTCCAAGCTGATCCCAGTTTCCCCAAAGAATATGCCTTCTTCAACAACACTGCTAGTCCCCTTGTGGATGGTTCCATCGTTTACACCAATGTTTACGATGCCAACTTTGATACCCTCATTTCAGCCCTCGAAAAGAATGGCTTTGGACGTATGCCTATCGTCGTTGGAGAAGTTGGGTGGCCAACTGATGGTGATCCTAATGGAAATATAGACAATGCTAAAAGGTTCAACCAAGCCCTTATAAGCCGTATAATCCAAGGCCAAGGTAGCCCAAAACGCCGTACCCCGCCTGATGTCTACATCTTTTCACTCCTCGATGAAGACCATAAGAGCACTTTGCCTGGCAACTTTGAAAGGCATTGGGGTATCTTCAAATACGATGGCAGCGTCAAATATCCATTGGATATGGGCAATGGAAGAGCCCTCGTCccagctaaaggtgtcaaatattTGGCCAAGCAATGGTGCGTAATGTCTCCTTCGGCTAGCTCGTCAGACCCCAATAAGTTCGCACAAAGCATTACCTACGCATGCGAGAACGCGGACTGCACCAGTCTGGGGTATGGGTCCTCGTGTGGTAATCTGGATGCCCAAAGCAACGCTTCGTATGCTTTTAATTCGTATTTCCAGACCATGAACCAAAGCAAAGAAGCATGTTCTTTTAATAACTTGGCTACCATTACAAACGTTGATCCTTCTAAGCCACCTTGTCGTTTCGAGATCATGATCGACACCCGAAAACAGAAAGCAGCTCGTACCCCTTTCAAGTCTTCGGCCTCAAAAATGGAAGGCATATTTGCAGCTTTGGTTGTGGTGTTGGGTTTAGTTATTTGTGGTGTTCATTGATTTGAGTTCTTAATTTGCCTTTGCTGCAGTCACTCAGGCAACCATCTCTTCCATTTTCTGAGgttaaatttactaatttatttttagaccccattgtaaatttaattattcaatcaAAACATTCCTTGTTTGCAGATTAAAATCTAAATCCTGGCTATGATATCTCTCCCCTCAATTGTAATATATTAGAAACTTCACATTCAGCGTTATATTGAAGATGATAATTATGGTCTCAAGGAAAGGAGAGGGCAACTGAAACGAAAACGACTCCATGGGGGGCTTCCTTCATTCTAAAATCAATTACTTAAATAATTTAGGTCCGAGGCTCAATGTTGGCCTTGCACAACCTTCAACATCTAAACCAAGCAGCAAAGGTACTGCCAAAGTACGCAATTTTCCATTCAGTATCAACAAACTCTTACTAACCATAATtcaattattaaactaatttattacttaaacttaaaaaaccttaaaattaggtctttaaaatattaatattgtattaataaattcttattttaatataaacattaaatacatGCGAATCAAATTATTTACCGAATGGATAATTTAAGGCCAATGTGTTTCGataaaaaattatgaagattaaattttttaatatatcaaatttaaattattcatatacatttatttataatttaataattaaattagttgAAGGCTTATAGATAAAATGACGATACTTTGAGtaccaatttaaaaatttaagcatCATGTAAAGGCCTAGGATGGAATTAACCCTTTAATATAAAAGTAATGGTTAGAAAATGCGGAACATGATGAAGATAAGGATTTCTCGACTTTACgtctttattataataataaaaataatacaattggAGTGGCTGAGCCAGCGGCGCGCCTAGCTACCTACTGCCAAAGCCTATCAGGTTCTCGGCTGCACCCCAAAGCAACACACgtgttttttcattttaataaaaaaattttgtccCATTTCCTTTCCAGGTATAATATAGCCATCAGCAACATCTGCCGACCCGATCCTCATTCAAATGCTTGATATTTTTAATCAGGTTAAAATAATTGAAACTCATTATTTAGATAGAATATTGCTTTTAAAAACCCAATTGGATctgatttaaaaaagaaaaaaaaaagaatggggAAAGAAATTCGGCGGTCCCAAAGTGAGCCATCTCCTCTCATTTTTGGCATTCTCTTTAATTGGTTTTAGGAAAAGCAGAAACGAGGTTCCAAAATTTGTAATTCAAAGCAAACATCATTTTATGAAATCCCTCAGATTCTCCTAATTTCTAGATATCCTTCAATAAATCCCTTCTCATTTCATTTTAACATCAATATCCCCTTCAGAATTTTCAATTATATTCTCACCTTTTTCCATTATAAATAAATGACTACCGCCGCGCTTTTCTTTTACTCCTTTTTTCCCTCTCCCATTTTCCCTAATCAATTCAAACACTACTTTTTGTTTCCCTTggttctctctctttttttctttcattaattaatcgaattatttaacctttttttttgctGCAAAATCATTGTTATTGTTTGCATTTTCTGGGGGGAAGCTGGAATGTGAAGAGCTTCGTTATGTTACAGAAGCAAAGCAGAAGTGTTCGTTTCTTCTTCAATCAAATCTCTAACTGTAACCATAAGGGAAACGATATTTTCATGGCGTTTTTGGCCCGTAACGACCCCCTTTTTTCCAGGCACCTTCACACGTCGCCCAACGACCAGCGCCGTTGCTTCCAGTTCTTGGGCAAACTCGTGCCTCTCGAAAATTACAATGTCAGCCGCTGCGGCAGCGGCGGCGATTTCAAGTTCAACAAAGCGGCCTCTGGCTTAAATTTGACTGTCAAAAGTTGCCTCAATGATTCGCCGAGAAAGTGGGATCAGAAAGCACTCGCCTTCGCTTCCCAATTGGCGAGCGAATTAGAAATCTCTAAACATGATGAACCCCAGAAAAGGGCGAATACAGTGGCTGATTCTCGTGGCTTGTCTCAAAGAGGGACTCTTGATTTTCCTGACAAGCCGTTGCCTGAGAAAATCGTGGTTGCTGTCGATGTCGATGAAGGTACAAATTTTTTTCCTACCCAGCTCTTTTTTTATGAGAAGAAAATATGTATTATCTAACGCAATGATTGCTTTTTTTTGGTTTATGGTATAAGCAGTACTGGGAAACTTTGTGTCGGCTTTGAATAGATTTATAGCGGATCGTTATTCGTTAAATCATTCAGTTTCGGAGTACCATGTTTACGAGTTTTTCAGGGtaagattttatttttcatgATTTGTTTATTCATTGTTGGGAATTGTAGTAGAATGAAGTCAAGATTCGAGAATACTTGGCATTCTTTTGGTACTATAAGTCAATCAGTGTTGAGTTTTAATTAAGTGGAAAAGATGATGAACCATAATTTTGTGAGTGGGCGAAGATCCACagaagaaacaaagaagaagTGGCTCTTCACTGAGTACAGCAAAGCTGGCGAGGTTAAGGGAAGGGGAAAAAGTCTCATTTTTATGCCAGGCATATCTTTATATGATTGTTGTAGAATTAGCTAAGGCTTCAAGGGGTTTTTAGCTGTGAAGTTCTGTCTTTTGTGCTACCATTTTGTGTGTGAATAGTTTCTACTAGAATGCTGCTAGCCATTTGCACTTCAAGTTATGTCAGTAATGGTCTCATTCTGTAAATTATTGTGAAATGAATTTGCTTCCATGTTTAAGTTGCAGTAACATGCTTGATGGTTTACTCTGCGGTTGGGGACTTGGGGTCTTCCAGTTTAGTAGCTTTACTTTTGTCATTGTATTTTCTACTAGGTAGTCAGATACTGTTTCAATGTTGGTTAGGTTTCTTAGTAAGTgttctaatgcatattttatttttgttacagaTATGGAACTGTTCTCGTGATGAAGGTATCACTAGACATACTGATTGATTCCTCTgtggatgtatatatatattaaattcatgTCACAAAAGGCATCCAGTAAGATGCTGCTACTGCTATAttgaatttcatcaaattttgtataaattgccCTGAATATAGCTTTTTTATGCATGAAAGGTTAAGGTTGTCAACCTAGGTGTAGTCTTTTGTGGGTTTCTCTTGTTTTCTGAATTCCTACTTTAAACAAATAGAGTAATAGAATAAATAGACTAATAGAATCCTTATTAGGAAGTGATTTGAGGaatttctttttttcatcataataaagGAGAAGTATCAGATTTAGTAACTTTTTGCAAACTTGCTGAGGTTTCTACATTTTGCATATGTTCTTATTGTTTAATAAAATGCTGAATGTTCTGATATTCTTTCTGAAAAAACTTTCAACTCTTTGGCTAAGGATTACTTAAAAACATACCCTGTTTTGTTGTTTTGGCAGCTGATATCCGTGTCCATGAGTTCTTCAAGACACCATACTTCAAGAATGGTATCCATCCACTCCCAGGCGCTCAGAGGGCGCTTCACAAGTTATCTAGATTCTGTAACCTTTCCGTTGTAACGTATGTATGCATACTATTCTTACTTAATGATGCCTTTATTTCTGATCTGTTCACTTAAGCAGTTCTTTCATAATTGTTCGAGTAGGTCTCGGCAGAATGTGATCAAGGACCATACAATTGAGTGGTTAGAGAAGCATTATCCCGGACTTTTCCATGAGATTCACTTTGGCAACCATTTTGCTCTTGATGGTGAATCTAGACCCAAGTCAGAGATATGCCGGTACGCTCATAAGGCCTTGTTAACCCATAACATTGCTTTTGGATGATTTTAGTAGCAGCTCCATTTTCATCCGTGAATTCCTTTAATGATTTCAAGTGCAATTGTTTGTTTATTAAGAATGATGCAAGTAACCAGCATCTTTTCATGGTAGTTGTCTTGCCGAGGTTATTAATTCCTTGGAGAAGTTATTTCTGATAAACCCTTTGGTTGTTATGTTGATTTCTGCTGCAGGTTGTTGGGAGCCAAGATCCTAATTGATGATAACCCTAGATATGCTATTGAGTGTGCTCAAGTTGGAATCAGGGTTCTGCTTTTTGATTACGAGAATTCTTATCCTTGGTGTAAGACGCAATCAATTGATGAACATCCTTTGGTGACTAAAGTGCATAGCTGGGAAGAAGTGGAACAACAAATAGCGTCTTGGATCGTTAGTTCTACCATCCTTTAATATGGTCTTTATGGTCAGACTCCTACTTCACAGTTTTGTTAACTGTTTCTCGTACTCAAAAACATTTGATAGTCCCGAAAAATTTGAGCTTGTTATTGTTCAGGGCAAATCAACCATTAAGGAGACCACCCAAAATTGGGGACATGGTTGTATTGACATTGAAGACAGAAACTGGAAGGAATGTGAGTGGAATAATGCATTAATGTAATTAGTAATTCCGTAGAGTACGAGGGTTCCACTGAAGAAGGAAAGTTTTCTTTTTAGCTATCCTTTTGTCCAGTTTGAGTTTAGGGGGAAAAAACATTAGTGAGATCCAAATTGGGTGAAGTGACGTATCATTGAGTTGCTCAACTGGCTATAATATCCAAATTCAAGGTTCTTTTCCAACTGTAGTATCaagttttgtatttttttcctttacttGCAAGGGTTCTTTTGTTTATTAATAATGATGACATGCAAAGCCTATGTGAAGGAGATCATTAGCATCTGCAGTGAATCCACCTGACAGGTAGCCGTGCATTACAATTTACAAATAAACTCTTTCCATCAATGGCATTCAACTAGTGTTTATATATTCATTTACTAAATAACATCTGTTGTTTACATGCCCCTCGAAATAAACTATATATGCATTTTTACGTATTGGAGTATGCACATTATATACTTACATAAGCACTTTATGCTTTGAAATGTCTGGTTTTAAACCGGCATTTATATCCACTCCCCGAGAATCATAGATATCTTGAGAAATGGTGGTCACTCGGTTTTCTCCATCAGTTTGATACCATAGGCTTGAGCAATTTCCAAAGCTGCCACGGTCAATACTATTGATGgttaaaaatctcaaaattaatgGAATAAAGCAAAAGAAAGTTATGCAATGGGTATGGAGAAAATTACCTGGTAGATAAACTTCAGGAACAATAGGCCTCAATACACCTCTTGTTTTGATCTTGTTTACAATTAAAAGCTGAAACCATcaaaattacaataaattaatttcaaaGCATTTTCAATTATAAGGGAAGAAGCGAAATGTTGTTAAAGTGTACCAGAGCTCCAATTGCTACTGGAACGCCAACAGTAAGGGCCATAGCAGATATCATTTTTCCATTCTTAGCCTTCCCGAATTCCAGTAAAGTCGCGGTATGGCGCTCGGTCTGTTTGCTATCAGGGAAATCTACTTCCACTTCATGGTGCAACAAAACCATATCCTGAGGATCAAATCAAACAGCTTGTGAAAAAATTCATCCAACTTTTTTCtcattaaattatgagtaatttATATATACCTGTTCTGTGTTAGAGTATGTTAGCCTTTCTTCCATTCGATGACATGTTACAGCAAATGCGCTTTGGCACGAAACCGGGATTCCTGTCTGTTCGTTTAGTCCCAAAAACCTGAAACAGATGAAGAGTGTTATGGTTTGCAACTTTTGATTGCTATGTCAAAAGAATACATAATTGATATTAGAATGTAAATTGGGATTACACAATCGTTTTGGCAGCCTTTACAGCAACTCCTGGCTCCTTGCAATGTCCAAGTTCTAGGATCCTTTCGGCTATCTTTTTTTCCCCAACTACAACTTCATTCATGTCTTTAGTATCAATTTTCAGAAGCTCACAAAGGAAATTTCTAAATGTTGGTCGACCTTCATGTTTGAGAAGTGGAAGAGTTTCGGCATTGAATATACCAATTCTTGCAAGTGTGGCCATTATCTCACTAAAACCTGGAAAAAATATAAAGATGTTAATATAGATTCAAATTTCTAGCATTGAAGCTTAAACAGAATTAGGAGTAGCAAAACTCAAGAGGGGAATCCCATGCCTTCATAGCGGAGAGTTCCACGGAATATTGTGGATGCTTCATGTCCGATCCCATACAGATCCCCATAAGTTAACGAGTTACGATTAGGAAGGCACTCCAATGCAAAAGCTGGAAGATCAGGTATCCGAAATCTCACAGCCGAATCATAGAGGTCATCCcctgaaaacatgatcgattaagTGAAACAATAAAAGGTAAATCCATAAATTTGTAGCCATTACATGACACTAATATACAGACATAAGTCTTTAACTAATTACGGATCATATATATGTAACTATAATAAAGGGTGATTAATATACATGTTTATAGTAAAACAAGTTGACTTGGATACATAAATCGTTTTTCTTTGACTTGTTATAGAAGTTGACAGTTTACCATTTACATGTACTGTTTCACCCTGAGATTTGTACGTGGCAGGATTTCGTCCTGCTTTAATAGCTCCGGCAGGATTCCAACTGAAAAATCAAGAGTAACATTTGTGAGTTATAACTATGGTGCTCAAACATTCAACTTCCATTCATTTATAAGAGTAATATCATCAGGGAAACAATTAGTTGGCCTTCTAACtccaaaaccaaacaaaaaaacaGAACAATGTGTGCTTCAGTTAAACCATGTAGTCTAAAATAGAGTTTAACAGCCTATCTTAACACAATTCTACTTGTTCAGCATTAGAAGATAATTCAATGGACCTGAATTTATATGCCAATGGATTATTTGCAGCTGCTGGAGATGGGATCCCTCCACAATAGGAAGTGAAAGACATTATTTTGCCCTTTTTGAGATGCGCTTGGTTTATCATCTTCATTGCCATCATATGATCTGAAAAGCAGAAACAACATATTTAATCCATAATTATGTTCTTTATGTATAGGATAATCATATCTCCTTATCCATGTTCAAAAATGTGCCCAAAATGGGTTCTTCAAGAAACCAGAAGAGTCTGAGTAACATGCTTTATTACAGAAGCCAATGACATGAGCAAGCTTTAAGAAACACAGGCACTACAAAGCAAAACCAGATTTACCTATTCCAGGGTCCAAACCCATTTCACCAAGAATTGTAATGCCAGCATTCTTGGCCTTTTCATCCATCATTAACATGGAGTCATCGACATAGCTTGCTGTGACAAGATGTTTTTTAAGCTGCATAAAGTGATATTAATACAATAATTTTAGCTATGATGACTGAAGAACCATATTCACGGTAACAACTCAAACATTTGATTATTACTTTCATCTATTGAATCATTTTTAATTGCTCGCACAACATAAGTTTGAATCATTTGGTTATCCACTGCAACAGGGTATGCTAGAAAGCTAGCATCAGTTTTCAAGGTACTTCTTCACTAAATACAGTGTTTCAGAAGTTATCACCATGCTGAATTGTGTAAGAGAAAGTACCTCGACGCACACTTTTGCTATTGCAACATGGCAACTAGCAGGCAACAAACTGATAACGATCTCAACCTGTTAATGGCACAGAAGAAAAGCATATATGATAATGTAAGACCCTGATCTAAGCCTTGAAACAATGATGCACACTAAGCAAAAGGGTTACATATAAAAGTAACAAGAAGCTACTGAATcaatcatttcaaatcatttcattcatatatatatatcatttgatACAAATTGCTTCTTGGATCATTGCAGCATGTAGTTAGTACTATTAGTTATTACATCTTACCTGTGAAATATACTGATGGAGAGCTCTATGATCAGTGACATCAAGCTCAACTGCCGCTGTATTCGGAATACCTTGAATTATCTGCCATCAGATCCATCATTATCGGAACATAAACTGAGATTTCTAAGCTTATGTTACTCGGACTTGAGAGTAACACAAGTATGATACTCGGACATGAAcatttcaataaaaatgaaaagtccGAGCTGTTACCTCTTCTGCATCCTTAAGGTATAGAGATGCAACAATAACATGAACATCCATCTGCTCTTCGGAATCATT comes from the Gossypium hirsutum isolate 1008001.06 chromosome A06, Gossypium_hirsutum_v2.1, whole genome shotgun sequence genome and includes:
- the LOC107962842 gene encoding glucan endo-1,3-beta-glucosidase 5 → MGQIRLAWFLFLCLLGHEGLAKGVLGLACNWGLQSTHPLPPNIVVRLLKDNGFNKVKLFEADTGALKALGRSGIQVMVGIPNDMLASLASAVGNAEAWVQQNVSYYISTHGTDIRSVAIGNEPFLHSYKDMFVRTTLPALENIQAALIKAGLGKQVKVTIPLNADVYQTDSGLPSGGNFRPELLYLMTKIIKFLQDNGGFITINIYPFLSLQADPSFPKEYAFFNNTASPLVDGSIVYTNVYDANFDTLISALEKNGFGRMPIVVGEVGWPTDGDPNGNIDNAKRFNQALISRIIQGQGSPKRRTPPDVYIFSLLDEDHKSTLPGNFERHWGIFKYDGSVKYPLDMGNGRALVPAKGVKYLAKQWCVMSPSASSSDPNKFAQSITYACENADCTSLGYGSSCGNLDAQSNASYAFNSYFQTMNQSKEACSFNNLATITNVDPSKPPCRFEIMIDTRKQKAARTPFKSSASKMEGIFAALVVVLGLVICGVH
- the LOC107962843 gene encoding uncharacterized protein, with protein sequence MLQKQSRSVRFFFNQISNCNHKGNDIFMAFLARNDPLFSRHLHTSPNDQRRCFQFLGKLVPLENYNVSRCGSGGDFKFNKAASGLNLTVKSCLNDSPRKWDQKALAFASQLASELEISKHDEPQKRANTVADSRGLSQRGTLDFPDKPLPEKIVVAVDVDEVLGNFVSALNRFIADRYSLNHSVSEYHVYEFFRIWNCSRDEADIRVHEFFKTPYFKNGIHPLPGAQRALHKLSRFCNLSVVTSRQNVIKDHTIEWLEKHYPGLFHEIHFGNHFALDGESRPKSEICRLLGAKILIDDNPRYAIECAQVGIRVLLFDYENSYPWCKTQSIDEHPLVTKVHSWEEVEQQIASWIVSSTIL